In Besnoitia besnoiti strain Bb-Ger1 chromosome Unknown contig00076, whole genome shotgun sequence, the DNA window tagcactaccaataataatcaagaagatcatactgtatacccaaataattacccatccactgactacatttcgagtcataaaatgttgtcgtatcaacattcgagtattcaaagctcgaatttcagataaaagagctaagttaatgagagaggacataaatactaacaaaccaccggttttggatgggattacttttaacaccgcataatatgctaaaaagtaccattcaggtacgatatgaagcggagttacaaaccggttcactggtatggagttatctgggtgcgataattcgacatagctgtgatgttaaggagcataggagatgctacacgccttaattggtactgcattgatataattatcgtacaagcactcagctagttattgagagacactcacgagcccaaaaaccataacttcgtaatctcaatggtttgtgatagaaccataacacaatgatctttacacagttcaaccctgtattataaaatccagtagactcatgtccttgtcgtttatataaatctattaatgcttgtcaagttccttgtatctagtgttgatgtacaacagacgctctccttgttccactacctaaccataatctattgttccagatattaaggaatgtacgcttcatataactacacaacgttatgccaagaaggataccagattaccctgattatctttgttatattaatacatggtgttcaattggttctatatccacaatagttatcatcttaactatgctctgctaatgcacttaacatgatggtcatgaaaagcacaagagaacttggatccggtaaacaaagaccttcaagatctaaaccagtagtccaactcgtagtatatactccccagaaaaagctgataaataatcctgtctcagagatgataactccaagtacgatgctactgattagactagcatctgagtagtagttttctctcgctgttaagatgagtgagaacaagaatccatatattacgcctagaacataaccgatgtggaataatcttaatgtagtaggatattgaaatccaacacttttagctgtcttaagcagtccagtggggtggtggtgtactgcaatcataaagaacttggttgtctgtatctcataaccggagtcatcttcagtattctaggaactataatgtctttgtttattcgatttgagttatacagttctggatcgcggatcatttgtacagagacgatagctacttataatgtgataataacgatacatggcctagctatgatctttatgttcttaatgcctgctttgtacggaggatatggtaacttctttgtaccaatataatattggtggttcggaagtcgttttcccaagaactaacgcgatctcctattttctagtaccattagtgttctgtgttgttaactcaaagtatttgttccgagtttggtagtggtcttggttggacaatgtatcctccactaagtactagcttgatggtgttaaatccagaggcaactgattggattatcggaggtcttgcagtactaggaattagtagtattttaagttctattaacttccttggtacttgcgtcttcatgggttctaatgctggtgctaagaactatattctatatatctgggctatcatatttactgcccttatgttagtcttcactctacctattcttactggtggattagttatgatccttcttgatctacacgtaaacactgaattttatgattctatgtattctggtgatagtgtactttatcaacatctattctggttcttcggacatccagaggtatacattctaattttacctgcttttggtgtagtctcgcagacattatctatgtatgctgctagatctgtcttcggtggacaatctatgatcttagctatgggttgtatttctattctaggttccttagtatgggcacatcatatgatgacagtcggtctagaggtagataccagagcttatttctctgctatgactattatgattgcaattcctaccggtactaagattttcaactggttaggtacctatatggctagccatacaactacaagaactgtagatctatgggctgctcttagttttatcctattgtttactctaggtggtactacaggtgtagttatgggtaacgctggtatggatattgccctacatgatacatactatattgtagctcatttccatttcgtattatctcttggtgcagtactagctactatatgtggctttatcttctatagcagagatatgttcggagatactgtaaatctattccatgtaaataccggtgcttctccatatttaagcatctggtttgtagtcttcttaggtagtatcttatttaattttcatccctatgcatatacttggtttcaacgttatgccaagaaggataccagattaccctgattatctttgttatattaatacatggtgttcaattggttctatatcccacaatagttatcatcttaactatgctctgcattaagtatagtggtatccagcgtatatttgaaaaaccaacatttgtatacaagctgtacgaatatcatgacattcactttggtagtcgccttcttaatgttagtctgtacggaatacacggatcggattcttgttggcctggcacctgtttagtaactggatgaacgcttttttacgcctggtatgcatggataatactcgactcttctatagtttaaccgctactgctgggactgtatattatgtacttacggtagtactatcaagcctcttcttccaaatagatttcatggaaaacctaaaattcgcatgtttgattgacatttagccgctaatatacaatcatccaagatatatttatctatcgcaggttcggtctaatgtcccgttatactatatagatcacatggcttctggtactttgagatcatgctaacggcgagaagggaagtgtgtttcaaagaaaagggatgtttagccgggaagttagcgtctaaaatatataaccgatagtctcaacttagatgcacagatggacataattaatccttgtacggtttgtacctacttgactcctcagtttaagcagaactgtagtttctcgggactaaagtcagcataatcaataaaaaggtttgttcagccactggttcaccatcaactaccttgtttcgacttcgtaccgactgtgttattgtagcacatatcaatccttaaatagggatattattcccaaacaaccggatcgtgttggctaggtgaactaatcacgtttcataaatacaatcagtgaaagctcttttgatttccatgaacggagttacatattagattctcttcgctcccatggtatttagtaagttaacattgaaacgtatccagtgtaaagtttgaacgtaatccagctttaccttctatgttgttatgttaaccaaataagtttcatcgttgttgatatttcattgacatgttgataacataaatactaacaaaccaccggttttggatgggattacttttaacaccgcataatatgctaaaaagtaccattcaggtacgatatgaagcggagttacaaaccggttcactggtatggagttatctgggtgcgataattcaatcaaaccaaaagccgtttgtaagaaaattaaaccaattagataggatagacatttagcatcggtcattaacatatgaggatagaaggctactttaagtgcggaatcaacctgcagggttactagaaccatttaaatgtaaatagaagatgtgtaatacaattagaatgcaacctacaaaaggtaatataaagtgcaatacaaagaatcgttttaatgttacatcagatacatagtatccaccgagtaaccaaggtactaaatatggtattggagaaaggagattagtaatgactgtagcaccccagaaactcatctgtccccatggtagtacataaccgaggaaagcagtggctatagtaagtagatataaaactaaaccagacatccaagcagtagttaaataactatagctggagttatacatacctcgagacatgtgtattaagatacacaagaagacgaaagaagcagttgttgcatgcaacatcctaaattcccatcctgctgctacctctctaactagatgttgaacactagcaaatgcacaagatgcttcagaagtatatcggaacgctaaagtgatacctgtaattatttggagtacaaaggtaattgcaactaagaaaccaaagttataagatgaatttagattgagagcacaccgataaaagacgaggtgtgcccggaatagactcatggaaatttggtgtgttctcgaaaccatgctagcacaatagaacttcgttaaataactacatattaaaatgagcgcatgtaaactagtcttaaacacaccgctcgtcacgtaacaaatctcaaatcgtactgtagattttatatatgtaccgtaactataaccatggtgacatccaatgttcacgctcatggattcagtgtccaggactactggcgcttaataacgattccgtcttccagcttccaagcaaacatgattaccgtgatattgaaatccaacacttttagctgtcttaagcagtccagtgggtggtggtgtactgcaatcataaagaacttggttgtctgtatctcataaccggagtcatcttcagtatctaggaactataatgtctttgtttattcgatttgagtgaacacataagatcatcgaatttaacggtatgctcctgaaagtaacggtacaagctgtaaacaaaggactccttaacttaaactgaggagtcaagtaggtacaaaccgtacaaggattaattatgtccatctgtgcatctaagttgagactatcggttatatattttagacgctaacttcccggctaaactttgacttattaaaccagcctgggatcataaaagtactatgtatggtaagattgagcgtgaacattggatgtcaccatggttatagttacggtacatatataaaatctacagtacgatttgagatttgttacgtgacgagcggtgtgtttaagactagtttacatgcgctcattttaatatgtagttatttaacgaagttctattgtgctagcatggtttcgagaacacaccaaatttccatgagtctattccgggcacacctcgtcttttatcggtgtgctctcaatctaaattcatcttataactttggtttcttagttgcaattacctttgtactccaaataattacaggtatcactttagcgttccgatatacttctgaagcatcttgtgcatttgctagtgttcaacatctagttagagaggtagcagcaggatgggaatttaggatgttgcatgcaacaactgcttctttcgtcttcttgtgtatcttaatacacatgtctcgaggtatgtataactccagctatagttatttaactactgcttggatgtctggtttagttttatatctacttactatagccactgctttcctcggttatgtactaccatggggacagatgagtttctggggtgctacagtcattactaatctcctttctccaataccatatttagtaccttggttactcggtggatactatgtatctgatgtaacattaaaacgattctttgtattgcactttatattaccttttgtaggttgcattctaattgtattacacatcttctatttacatttaaatggttctagtaaccctgcaggtattgattccgcacttaaagtagccttctatcctcatatgttaatgaccgatgctaaatgtctatcctatctaattggtttaattttcttacaaacggcttttggtttgattgaattatcgcacccagataactccataccagtgaaccggtttgtaactccgcttcatatcgtacctgaatggtactttttagcatattatgcggtgttaaaagtaatcccatccaaaaccggtggtttgttagtatttatgtcctctctcattaacttagctcttttatctgaaattcgagctttgaatactcgaatgttgatacgacaacattttatgactcgaaatgtagtcagtggatgggtaattatttgggtatacagtatgatcttcttgattattattggtagtgctattccacaagcgacttatatcttatatggtagattagctactatcgtatatcttactaccggattggttctatgcttatactaaatcaatagttataatgactacagcttccaagcaaacatgattaccgtgatattgaaatccaacacttttagctgtcttaagcagtccagtggggtggtggtgtactgcaatcataaagaacttggttgtctgtatctcataaccggagtcatcttcagtattctaggaactataatgtctttgtttattcgatttgagtgaacacataagatcatcgaatttaacggtatgctcctgaaagtaacggtacaagctgtaaacaaaggactccttaacttaaactgaggagtcaagtaggtacaaaccgtacaaggattaattatgtccatctgtgcatctaagttgagactatcggttatatattttagacgctaacttcccggctaaacatcccttttctttgaaacacacttcccttctcgccgttagcatgatctcaaagtaccagaagccatgtgatctatatagtataacgggacattagaccgaacctgcgatagataaatatatcttggatgattgtatattagcggctaaatgtcaatcaaacatgcgaattttaggttttccatgaaatctatttggaagaagaggcttgatagtactaccgtaagtacataatatacagtcccagcagtagcggttaaactatagaagagtcgagtattatccatgcataccaggcgtaaaaagcgttcatccagttactaaacaggtgccaggccaacaagaatccgatccgtgtattccgtacagactaacattaagaaggcgactaccaaagtgaatgtcatgatattcgtacagcttgtatacaaatgttggtttttcaaatatacgctggataccactatacttaatgcacttaacatgatggtcatgaaaagcacaagagaacttggatccggtaaacaaagaccttcaagatctaaaccagtagtccaactcgtagtatatactccccagaaaaaggtagtttatatcaacctaggaatcccattttagtaagtgtaacatggagtctagcttcagttgttatctgattggtattgcatgcctggtgacttagaatatgattcttattaatgggagcacagttccctgggtatccaatccagtgctctgccttgggcattgaaactaacccacagttcaaccctgtattataaaatccagtagactcatgtccttgtcgtttatataaatctattaatgcttgtcaagttccttgtatctagttagctcactgcgtacttaggatcagaccaaaagagttcactaatggtactagaaaataggagatcgcgttagttcttgggaaaacgacttccgaaccaccaatatatattggtacaaagaagttaccatatcctccgtacaaagcaggcattaagaacataaagatcatagctaggccatgtatcgttattatcacattataagtagctatcgtctctgtacaaatgatccgcgatccagaactgtataactcaaatcgaataaacaaagacattatagttcctagaatactgaagatgactccggttatgagatacagacaaccaagttctttatgattgcagtacaccaccaccccactggactgcttaagacagctaaaagtgttggatttcaagtatcacggtaatcatgtttgcttgaagctgtagtcattataactattgatttagtataagcatagaaccaatccggtagtaagatatacgataagtagctaatctacatataagatataagtcgcttgtggaatacGCACTACCAATAttaatcaagaagatcatactggTATTATCCCAAATACATTACCCATCCAgctgactacatttcgagtcataaaatgttgtcgttGTATCAACATTCGAAGTTTTCAAAGCttcgaatttcagataaaagagctaagttaatgagagaggacataaatactaacaaaccaccggttttggatgggattactttttaacaccgcataatatgctaaaaagtaccattcaggttacgatatgaagcggagttacaaaccggttcactggtatggagttatctgggtgcgataattcaatcaaaccaaaaagccgtttgtaagaaaattaaaccaattagataatatggtagatagggaacaaactgtctccagacgttcttaacccagctcacgtattacatctgacggtgaactagcgttcctaactgaatcttgttcaataacaagggagtaatgagccgacatggaggtgctgatacaatccgaggattagaactcccaatattatctgacctgttatccccggcgtaccttacgaccgttatatgatttagagatagaatgtaatgtggattaatatccacatggtttctacaaagtgtagatataaaatagtgaatggttctgtaaagatcttgcataacatacctttagatttgcttagcattatagagcttgtaggcatgtaagtaactaaagaactatagatactttgagtgaagaatacaaggatagctccaacaataacatggctaaaatgtataccagttaagatgaaaagtccattaccaaatgcattatcattaatataaagagatagtcctaagtattccgtacagactaacattaagaaggcgactaccaaagtgaatgtcatgatattcgtacagcttgtatacaaatgttggttttttcaaatatacgctggataccactatacttaatgcagagcatagttaagatgataactattgtgatatagaaccaattgaacaccatgtattaatataacaaagataatcagtggtaatctggtatccttcttggcataacgttgaaaccaagtatatgcatagggatgaaaattaataagatactacctaagaagactacaaaccagatgcttaaatatggagaagcaccggtatttacatggaatagattttacagtatctccgaacatatctctgctatagaagataaagccacatatagtagctagtactgcaccaagagataatacgaaatggaaatgagctacaatatagtaatgtatcatgtagggcaatatccataccagcgttacccataactacacccTGTaagtaccacctagagtaaacaatagataaaactaagagcagcccatagatctacagttcttgtagttgtatggctagccatataggtacctaaccagttgaaaatcttagtaaccggtaggaattgcaatcataatagtcatagcagagaaataagctctggtatctacctctagaccgactgtcatcatatgatgtgcccatactaaggaacctagaatagaaatacaaccatagctaagatcatagattgtccaccgaagacagatctagcagcatacatagataatgtctgcgagactacaccaaaagcaggtaaaattagaatgtatacctctggatgtccgaagaaccagaatagatgttgataaagtacactatcaccagaatacatagaatcataaaattcagtgtttacgtgtagatcaagaaggatcataactaattccaccagtaagaataggtaggtgaagactaacataagggcagtaaatatgatagcccagatatatagaatatagttcttagcaccagcattagaacccatgaagacgcaagtaccaaggaagttaatagaacttaaaatactactaattcctagtactgcaagacctccgataatccaatcagttgcctctggatttaacaccatcaagctagtacttagtggaggatacattgtccaaccaagaccactacaaactcggaacaaatactttgagttaacaacacagaacctaatggtactagaaaataggagattcgcgttagttcttgggaaaacgacttccgaaccaccaatatatattggtaacaagaagttaccatatcctccgtacaaagaGCAGGCATTAAGAGACATAAAGATTTAATCATAGCTACGGCCATTTGTATCGTATTATCTTGATCCACATTTATAATAAGTAGCTATCTTGTCTCTGTACATAATGATCACGCGATCCCAGAAACTGTATATTTttaactcaaatcgaattaaacaaagacattatagttcctagaatactgaagatgactccggttatgagatacagacaaccaagttctttatgattgcagtacaccaccaccccactggactgcttaagacagctaaaaagtgttggatttcaatatcctactacattaagattattccacatcggttatgttctaggcgtaatatatggattcttgttctcactcatcttaacagcgagagaaaactactactcagatgctagtctaatcagtagcatcgtacttggagttatcatctctgagacaggattatttatcagctttttctggggagtatatactacgagttggactactggtttagatcttgaaggtctttgtttaccggatccaagttctcttgtgctttttcatgaccatcatgttaagtgcattagcagagcatagttaagatgataactattgtggatatagaaccaattgaacaccatgtattaatataacaaagataatcagggtaatctggtatccttcttggcataacgttgaaaccaagtatatgcatagggatgaaaattaataagatactacctaagaagactacaaaccagatgcttaaatatggagaagcaccggtatttacatggaatagatttacagtatctccgaacatatctctgctatagaagataaagccacatatagtagctagtactgcaccaagagataatacgaaatggaaatgagctacaatatagtatgtatcatgtagggcaatatccataccagcgttacccataactacacctgtagtaccacctagagtaaaacaataggataaaaactaagagcagcccatagatctacagttcttgtagttgtatggctagccatataggtacctaaccagttgaaaatcttagtaccggtaggaattgcaatcataatagtcatagcagagaaataagctctggtatctacctctagaccgactgtcatcatatgatgtgcccatactaaggaacctagaatagaaatacaacccatagctaagatcatagattgtccaccgaagacagatctagcagcatacatagataatgtctgcgagactacaccaaaagcaggtaaaattagaatgtatacctctggatgtccgaagaaccagaatagatgttgataaagtacactatcaccagaaatacatagaatcataaaattcagtgtttacgtgtagatcaagaaggatcataactaatccaccagtaagaataggtagagtgaagactaacataagggcagtaaatatgatagcccagatatatagaatatagttcttagcaccagcattagaacccatgaagacgcaagtaccaaggaagttaatagaacttaaaattactactaattcctagtacttgcaagacctccgataatccaatcagttgcctctggatttaacaccatcaagctagtacttagtggaggatacattgtccaaccaagaccactaccaaactcggaaaCAAATACttttgagttaacaacacagaactaatggtactagaaaataggagatcgcgttagttcttgggaaaacgacttccgaaccaccaatatatattggtacaaagaagttaccatatcctccgtacaaagcaggcattaagaacataaagatcatagctaggccatgtatcgttattatcacattataagtagctatcgtctctgtacaaatgatccgcgatccagaactgtataactcaaatcgaataaacaaagacattatagttcctagaatactgaagatgactccggttatgagatacagacaaccaagttctttatgattgcagtacaccaccacccactggactgcttaagacagctaaaagtgttggatttcaatatcacggtaatcaatgtttgcttggaagctgtagtcattataactattgatttagtataagcatagaaccaatccggtagtaagatatacgatagtagctaatctaccatataagatataagtcgcttgtggaatagcactaccaataataatcaagaagatcatactgtatacccaaataattacccatccactgactacatttcgagtcataaaatgttgtcgtatcaacattcgagtattcaaagctcgaatttcagataaaagagctaagttaatgagagaggacataaatactaacaaaccaccggttttggatgggattacttttaacaccgcataatatgctaaaaagtaccattcaggtacgatatgaagcggagttacaaaccggttcactggtatggagttatctgggtgcgataattcaatcaaaccaaaagccgtttgtaagaaaattaaaccaattaataggatagacatttagcatcggtcattaacatatgaggatagaaggctactttaagtgcggaatcaatactgcagggttactagaaccatttaaatgtaaataga includes these proteins:
- a CDS encoding uncharacterized protein (encoded by transcript BESB_075870) — encoded protein: MTFTLVVAFLMLVCTEYLGLSLYINDNAFGNGLFILTGIHFSHVIVGAILVFFTQSIYSSLVTYMPTSSIMLSKSKDNSIPVNRFVTPLHIVT
- a CDS encoding cytochrome b (encoded by transcript BESB_075860), with the protein product MSLFRAHLVFYRCALNLNSSYNFGFLVAITFVLQIITGITLAFRYTSEASCAFASVQHLVREVAAGWEFRMLHATTASFVFLCILIHMSRGMYNSSYSYLTTAWMSGLVLYLLTIATAFLGYVLPWGQMSFWGATVITNLLSPIPYLVPWLLGGYYVSDVTLKRFFVLHFILPFVGCILIVLHIFYLHLNGSSNPAGIDSALKVAFYPHMLMTDAKCLSYLIGLIFLQTAFGLIELSHPDNSIPVNRFVTPLHIVPEWYFLAYYAVLKVIPSKTGGLLVFMSSLINLALLSEIRALNTRMLIRQHFMTRNVVSGWVIIWVYSMIFLIIIGSAIPQATYILYGRLATIVYLTTGLVLCLY
- a CDS encoding uncharacterized protein (encoded by transcript BESB_075850), producing MIAVHHHPTGLLKTAKSVGFQYPTTLRLFHIGYVLGVIYGFLFSLILTARENYYSDASLISSIVLGVIISETGLFISFFWGVYTTSWTTGLDLEDLEGLCLPDPSSLVLFMTIMLSALSIVVSSVYLKNQHLYTSCTNIMTFTLVVAFLMLVCTEYTDRILVGLAPV